The Alkalispirochaeta americana genomic sequence TGTTGAGACCGAGCATATCCAGGCGGTGATTTCGCGATAACACCAGCGCGGGGACTTCGGTTCCCGCGCTGGTGTTCCTTGAAATACCAATTCGGCCAAAAGCAGAAATGCTATGCCACTGCGGGAAAATCGACCAGATTCATGATCAGCCTGCGGAAAACACTGCGGGATGCCGTGATAAAATAGCGCGGGCGCTTACAACGGGTCGCCTATGGCTTCCGGGACGACGAATATTTCTTTCTTCGCATCCGTCACGCATTCCCCGGAATTCGACGATGAACCTAGAAGAAGGGCCACCTGGCAAAAGACCTCAGCGGCGCTCTTTGAAAGAGCCCCTACAGTAATTCCGTCATTTCACCACTTTTTGCGAATACTCCGACCTTCAACACCAACCGCCTGCACGCCAGATGCGTGAGCTACTCGCTAGCTACCGTCGCACTCGCCCGGAGGTATCACCGCCAGCGAGAGCCTCGACCTCGGCGCGGCTCACAATGTTGAAATCCCCCTCAATGGAGTGGCAGAGTGCGCTTGCGGCCACCGCAAAGTCAAGAGCCCCTTGGAGATCTTTCGCGTATGCAGGATCGTCGAGGGCGACAATCAGCCCCGCCCCGAAGGAGTCACCGGTACCAACGCGGTCGACGATGTGGGTGATTTCGTGGGCTGTGTACCGCCCATCCCTCCGGGGCGCAAACAGAGCCTCGTCCGTCTCGGCGGTGTAGAGCATTGCCCCCCACCGGTTGTGAGAAGCGGAGACGCTTTCCCGCAAGGTAATCGCCACCATGTGAACCGAAGGAAAGCTCGTAGTAATCGCCCGGGCAACTTCGGGATAGCGGTCGATCGCGAGGGAGCCGGAATTGACATCCGTCTCTCCCGCGTAGATTCCCAGCACGTCCTCGGCGTCCGCCTCGTTGGCAATGACGAGATCAACAAAGGGAAGAATCTCTTCCATCGTGCGCCGGGCCAGAGTGCGCGGATCGGAACCCTTTTCCCAGCACCACAACTTCCTGCGGAAGTTGAGATCGCAGGAGACGGTAAGCCCCCGCTTCTTGGCGTGCTTGACCGCAGCGATCGTCGTGCGAGCCGCCTCTTTTGAGAGGGCCGGGGTGATGCCGGTGACGTGGAAGCGCATCGCCCCGGCAAATGCTGTGTCCCAATCGTAGGCGTCAAAGGGAGCACGCGCAACCGCCGAATCAGCCCTGTCGTACACCACTGAACTCGCGCGCTGATTGGCGCCGGCCTCGATGTAGTAGGCACCGATGCGTCCATCAGGAGTGCGGATGATCGAGCCTGTCTCGATTCCGACTCCACGAAGGAAGGCGACGCAAGCGTCGCCGATTGGATTATCCGGCAAGGCGGTGACAAATGTCGCTGCACCACCAAGCATCGTCACCGACGCGGCTACGTTGGCCTCGGCACCTGCAAAGGAGACTTCGAGTGATCCCGGCATCGTCTGGGCAATTCGCTTGAAGTCGGGAGTACGGAAACGGGTCATCACCTCACCAAAAGTAACAATGCTCATCAAGCCCCCCCCTGACCTACGCCGCCGCCTGCTTCCGGGCGCAGCTTAGCGATCTGCTCAGTCGCCGCCTGGGCGTTGGTTTCGATTTCGTCCCACTTGCCGGCGCGAATCAGGTCGTCAGCAGCTGGCCAAGAGCCGCCAACTGCGAGAATCTCCGGCATGGCAAGCCACTCATCGAGGTTGGCTAAACGGACCCCACCGAGGGGGATAAACGAGAGGCCCAGGTGGCGGTAAGCCGCGTTAACGCTCTTTAAGTACTTCGCTCCACCCATAGGATTGGCGGGAAAGAGCTTGAGAACACGGCAGCCCATGTTCCACGCCTTCTCGATGTCCGTGGGGGTAGCTATCCCCGGCGCGAAAGGCAAACCAATTTTCTCCGCCTCGGCGACGACTGCGGGGGAAAGCCCTGGCGAGACGGCAAAGTGTGCGCCCGCATCCCGGGCAGCGCGTACCTGTGCTGGTAAAAGTACAGTTCCCGCTCCAACGGTCATCTCCGGAACTTCCCGGGAGATCGCTTCCAGTGCAGCAAGAGACGCGTCCGTCCTCAGTGCGAGTTCAACATGTGTGATCCCTCCGCGGGCGAGAGCCCGCGCGGTGGGTACCGCATCCTTTTTGTCATCGATAACGACAACCACAATAATCCGCGACGCCGCGAGGGCGCCGTACAATTGATCTGACCACATGGTGCGATAATAATCTACCACCGAACATGCGTCAATAATAAAACAGCGTTTTATTTTAGGATACCGCGATTGACAAATCCGTGGGCAGGATGTACTGTATCGCTACATCCTTTGGCGGGAGCACAACGTGGCAGGGAGAAAGTCGGACGTCGCATCCGTCAAGGCGGTCATCAAAACGATCAGCATCCTCGAAGGTCTGGCCCAGTGCGATCAGGTCGGTGTAACCGAGATCGCGACAGCAACAGGGATGTCCAAGGCGACAGCTTTTCGTTTTCTCGCAACTCTGGAGCAACTCGGCTACGTCCAACAGGACGTCGATCAGGGATACTACAGCCTCACCCTCAAGCTCTTCGAAGTGGCAGGCATAGTCCGAGCGCGTCGCACCAAACTCGATGACGTACGCCCAGTCCTCCAGGCCCTCGCAGAGGCAACCCATGAGACGATCCACCTCGCCACCCTCGAGATCGACCACCTTGTTTACCTCTACAAGATTGAGTCTACCCTCTCGCTGAAGGTATCCATGCACTCAGAGGTAGGGCGCTCGGCGCCACTATACTGCACTGGCCTCGGCAAGGTGATGCTGGCCTACCAGCCGCCCAAACGCAGGGACCAGCTCGTCCATTCGATGGACCTTCACCAACATACACCCTTGACCATAACCAATCCAGACGCTCTTCAGGCCGAGCTCACACGGATCACCGAGACGGGGTACGCTCTTGACAACGAGGAACACGAGATCGGCGTGCGTTGCATTGCCGCACCCATCCGCAACAGCACAGGCGAGGTGATCGCTGCGCTGAGCATAT encodes the following:
- a CDS encoding sugar kinase, whose translation is MSIVTFGEVMTRFRTPDFKRIAQTMPGSLEVSFAGAEANVAASVTMLGGAATFVTALPDNPIGDACVAFLRGVGIETGSIIRTPDGRIGAYYIEAGANQRASSVVYDRADSAVARAPFDAYDWDTAFAGAMRFHVTGITPALSKEAARTTIAAVKHAKKRGLTVSCDLNFRRKLWCWEKGSDPRTLARRTMEEILPFVDLVIANEADAEDVLGIYAGETDVNSGSLAIDRYPEVARAITTSFPSVHMVAITLRESVSASHNRWGAMLYTAETDEALFAPRRDGRYTAHEITHIVDRVGTGDSFGAGLIVALDDPAYAKDLQGALDFAVAASALCHSIEGDFNIVSRAEVEALAGGDTSGRVRR
- a CDS encoding bifunctional 4-hydroxy-2-oxoglutarate aldolase/2-dehydro-3-deoxy-phosphogluconate aldolase, with amino-acid sequence MWSDQLYGALAASRIIVVVVIDDKKDAVPTARALARGGITHVELALRTDASLAALEAISREVPEMTVGAGTVLLPAQVRAARDAGAHFAVSPGLSPAVVAEAEKIGLPFAPGIATPTDIEKAWNMGCRVLKLFPANPMGGAKYLKSVNAAYRHLGLSFIPLGGVRLANLDEWLAMPEILAVGGSWPAADDLIRAGKWDEIETNAQAATEQIAKLRPEAGGGVGQGGA
- a CDS encoding IclR family transcriptional regulator — translated: MAGRKSDVASVKAVIKTISILEGLAQCDQVGVTEIATATGMSKATAFRFLATLEQLGYVQQDVDQGYYSLTLKLFEVAGIVRARRTKLDDVRPVLQALAEATHETIHLATLEIDHLVYLYKIESTLSLKVSMHSEVGRSAPLYCTGLGKVMLAYQPPKRRDQLVHSMDLHQHTPLTITNPDALQAELTRITETGYALDNEEHEIGVRCIAAPIRNSTGEVIAALSISVPSVRLTNDKMEEYRTYVLNTAERISEIVGTGSWRG